GTTAATACCCACATGATGTTTCTGGCTGTTCTCACCATCTCTTAGTCAGAGTGTTAATCTGACACTCAAGGAAACAAATGCACAACTATTGATGCTAGTTCTCAGTCTACATTATTATACCTTATAATAAATTCTAGCATGAAGTTATAATCTCTGCAAATATGTCTATAAGTGAAGTCATGTTCATCCTCATGcgcatcttttaaaaataattctctGGGAGCAAATTTTGACAGAGCATGTGTTGTTTCTACAAAACCAGGTTGTGGTGGGCAGTTTTCTCGCGGGAGATCAGCACGAGCAAAAGACGAAGAACCCAAAACATGACATTCTATCAACAACAAACCAATCTGGGAGTATTCCGATGCCTCTCTCGGACCCTAGCGTAATTCTCTCAACAAGTCCATCCTATCGAGGAGATAACTGGTCATCGCTTCCATCAGATTCAAGAAGCAAGACGACTGACATCAACGTGTCCGTGCCCTGAGGAATGTTATATAGTTTTCATCAGCGACCACGTGATAATCATGGGACTCATGTTcttagattgcatttttttttgcaatttaatgTAGACGTACATTTACGTAGTCCTGTGCCGCTAGATCCACTGTTGCTCATTACCAGATTGTATGTCTGCTTAGCGAGAAAGCTGCCTggtgttttctctttttcatgtaAACCGTACGATATAATAGTTGTTGCCTAGAGTTATTTTCCGACTGTTGCAAGTTTCGCAGTGAGTTAAATGCTTCTTTTCTGTATCATCTTCGTCAAATAATTTCATTGTTATGTCTTGTTGATGGATCTACAATTTCCTTTCCTGTTGCTAAAGCTGAAAATACTTCATTTGCGAAGTTTTCTTATGACCCTTTTTGCCTTCTCAGCTTTCTCTTGGTGTACATCTGCTAAAAATTATTGGATGCTCTCTTTCTGGTTCATGTTGATGCTGTCTGATCGTTCTTGAGGGGGAGGAAATGAACCACTTTGGTCAACTCAAATCACCATCCATTGagcatcagagagagagagagcaattgaATAATACCAGTGCTTGGATTTTAGCTGTTGCAACTAACCAAGGTTGTCAATTCTTTCATACAGGTTTGTTTTGAAGATTTTAGCTGGTCTCCTGCATATCTAAAGTCAATGATAGAGACCATTTACACGATATGTTATGCTTTCACATCTTTGCCTTGAGTTAGTCTCTAAACCAAACTGACAACGCCGGGCGCCGCTCGAAGGGGGATTACACACAGAAGCTCTGAAATCTTTCCGAATGCATCTGACAAATATTATTTCGAAGTCGGCATAGAAACTGCATGGAAATGCCGCAAGAATTTTGAGTCTTATTTTTCACGGAAAAATGAGGGCAAAGAGAGAAATTTTGTGTCTCGTGTGCACTGCAAGGAACAAGAATGGGTCTGCTTAATTGTCGCCTGATCATCAGGATTATGTTCTTAACTCGTTGTAttatggatttttaatttgCCAGATTTTGAAACAATGAAGTGCTGAGCACTTACCGAGTAACCCTTCCTTACAAGATTTTCATTACTTGAGAAGCTGGACTTGCTCGATTTTTCAATTGTTTGAGCGATTGAAGCTCCATCTCTACACGGACACTATATTGAAAGTTTCTAAGTTAACCCATTTTTTTATTGAGTGAGTCGGATTGTCCTTGACAAAGCTATAAAAAGAGACGGTTCTCTCGGGCAAAATCATGCGTTAAAGTACTTTGAATTGCCGGGAAACCTGAGCATTTGCTTGCCAGGGCATGAAGTTTGTCTTGGTTCCTATACTTGCATCCGTGGTGATCTTTGTCGCCCTCCTTCTTCTCACCTCCCCGGCAACTTTGAAACATGGACGTACCGATCTTGTTGATCTGTCTTCAAGTcctcttttcatgtttttggcATTGAATTTCATTGTTCTTGCCATACTCCTCGGTAGCCCCAACCCGACCGATCATGAAGTAGGAAGGCGTTTCTCGTTTTCCTTCAATGAGGAAGTTAGGGTGGATGATATTGATGCAGACGAAaatgaggtttacgttgatgaagGCAAAGATGAAGATAGTGATCATTCGAATGACGAGGTCACTTCTGATGGTTAt
The sequence above is drawn from the Rhodamnia argentea isolate NSW1041297 chromosome 9, ASM2092103v1, whole genome shotgun sequence genome and encodes:
- the LOC115737052 gene encoding prostatic spermine-binding protein-like, coding for MKFVLVPILASVVIFVALLLLTSPATLKHGRTDLVDLSSSPLFMFLALNFIVLAILLGSPNPTDHEVGRRFSFSFNEEVRVDDIDADENEVYVDEGKDEDSDHSNDEVTSDGYEEDDDDSGSDGEIGWCNDEDGDEAPEKDEDGDNNLEKRSEDFIARVIKGWWEERVRED